From one Thermoplasmata archaeon genomic stretch:
- a CDS encoding ABC transporter permease, whose protein sequence is MWRTFWTNAWLAPRTSLGLMRIDFVVGTIFVIPLTQMVFFAYVVELGGGGASEVAFTALGNAIATVTYSSVFSVCLTTDNEKHGGTMEHLLVSPASRFALYVGRGFIPILISIASAAVGIAYAVAFFGVVLPPAQIPELAVSVVLTAFAMVGFGLLLGAVALYLRTALILGNIFLFLGLLLSGVNFPLAALPVPLQWAGDALPLTWGLSAVRAAVAADPIGTVALFWGATALAGAACYGLSLGLWKTFERRALATGSIARY, encoded by the coding sequence GTGTGGCGGACGTTCTGGACCAACGCCTGGCTGGCCCCGCGCACGAGCCTCGGCCTGATGCGGATCGACTTCGTCGTCGGCACGATCTTCGTGATCCCGCTGACCCAGATGGTGTTCTTCGCCTACGTCGTCGAGCTCGGCGGCGGCGGGGCGAGCGAGGTCGCGTTCACGGCGCTCGGGAACGCGATCGCGACGGTCACCTACTCCAGCGTCTTCTCCGTCTGCCTGACCACGGACAACGAGAAGCACGGCGGCACGATGGAGCACCTGCTCGTCTCGCCCGCGAGCCGATTCGCACTGTACGTCGGGCGGGGCTTCATCCCGATCCTGATCTCGATCGCGAGCGCCGCCGTCGGGATCGCCTACGCGGTCGCGTTCTTCGGCGTCGTCCTGCCGCCCGCCCAGATCCCGGAGCTCGCGGTCTCGGTCGTGCTCACGGCGTTCGCGATGGTCGGCTTCGGCCTGCTGCTCGGGGCGGTCGCGCTGTACCTGCGCACGGCGCTGATCCTGGGGAACATCTTCCTGTTCCTCGGGCTCCTGCTCTCCGGCGTGAACTTCCCGCTCGCGGCGCTGCCGGTCCCGCTGCAGTGGGCCGGGGACGCGCTGCCCCTGACCTGGGGTCTATCGGCCGTGCGGGCCGCCGTGGCCGCGGATCCGATCGGGACCGTGGCGCTGTTCTGGGGCGCCACGGCGCTCGCCGGCGCCGCCTGCTACGGCCTGTCGCTCGGCCTGTGGAAGACCTTCGAGCGGCGAGCGCTGGCGACCGGCAGCATCGCGCGGTACTGA
- a CDS encoding helix-turn-helix domain-containing protein gives MPAGRALTLHPDEARQLREWAADAANAPRRALRARIVLELARGASAREVAERIQVHPETVLRWWRRFEVNRLDGLVRDAPRVRVRGVTDPALVDRILRATWEERPASGSRWTTRSLARTLHVNHMLVHRVWQAHGVSFATTPGELERRSERPPVEVLGVFLDGPAALAVRVFLPHETAGHARDTGPAPPPTATSRSGAYTLGRNVRTSLGLRAALDRAYEVAAPSSSEVRWSSPELFVFLRSIDERTPPPAEIHIFFDRAPPEAEPRLEAWGAAHPRFHFHNPAPGEPWVTAIDRWLRTGPLRTALEDRVRVAAAFDAAIARVFQTRGERPGRLSRRSGGTAE, from the coding sequence GTGCCCGCCGGACGCGCGCTCACGCTCCATCCGGACGAGGCCCGCCAGCTGCGCGAGTGGGCGGCCGACGCGGCGAACGCGCCCCGCCGCGCGCTGCGGGCCCGCATCGTGCTCGAGCTGGCCCGCGGCGCGAGCGCCCGGGAGGTCGCCGAGCGCATCCAGGTGCATCCGGAGACCGTCCTGCGCTGGTGGCGCCGCTTCGAGGTGAACCGGCTCGACGGGCTCGTGCGCGACGCCCCGCGCGTGCGGGTGCGGGGCGTCACCGACCCGGCGCTCGTCGACCGGATCCTCCGCGCGACCTGGGAGGAGCGGCCGGCCAGCGGCTCGCGCTGGACGACGCGCTCGCTCGCGCGGACGCTGCACGTCAACCACATGCTCGTCCACCGGGTCTGGCAGGCGCACGGCGTCTCCTTCGCGACGACCCCGGGCGAGCTCGAGCGCCGCAGCGAGCGCCCGCCGGTCGAGGTGCTCGGGGTGTTCCTGGACGGGCCCGCGGCGCTCGCGGTCCGGGTCTTCCTCCCGCACGAGACGGCCGGACACGCGCGCGACACCGGCCCGGCTCCGCCGCCGACGGCGACGAGCCGGTCCGGCGCCTACACGCTCGGCCGGAACGTGCGCACGTCGCTCGGCCTGAGGGCCGCGCTCGATCGCGCCTACGAGGTCGCCGCGCCGTCCTCGAGCGAGGTGCGCTGGTCGTCCCCCGAGCTGTTCGTGTTCCTCCGTTCGATCGACGAGCGGACCCCGCCGCCCGCCGAGATCCACATCTTCTTCGACCGGGCGCCCCCCGAGGCCGAGCCGCGCCTCGAGGCGTGGGGGGCCGCCCATCCCCGCTTCCACTTCCACAACCCAGCCCCGGGCGAGCCGTGGGTCACCGCGATCGACCGCTGGCTGCGGACCGGCCCGCTGCGCACGGCCCTCGAGGACCGCGTGCGCGTGGCCGCGGCGTTCGATGCGGCGATCGCGCGCGTCTTCCAGACGCGCGGCGAGCGGCCGGGCCGGCTCAGTCGACGAAGTGGTGGCACGGCCGAGTGA
- the aprA gene encoding adenylyl-sulfate reductase subunit alpha: MEDGTGSPRVVDCDLLIVGGGFAGCGAAFEARYWGRELKIVLVEKAAIERSGAVAQGLSAINCYLGMRWEENRPPDFVRYVRSDLMGLVREDLVYDVARHVDSSVHLFEEWGLPIFTDPSSGRYVREGRWQVMIHGESYKPIVAEAARAAASQVDEHVLITHLVPSAASPDRVAGAVGVNLRDGRFHVYRARAVVVAAGGASHLFRPRSAGEGWGRTWYPPWSTGSAYALLIGLGAEMTQMENRLVVTRFKDGYGPVGAFFLYLKAIATNAAGDNYEVTGRAGLRETVGEYADAKPLPTCLRNHLMFREIVEGRGPILMHTERVIDSPEKETIAWEAFLNMTVGQAVTWAAQGIDPAREPSELILSEPYVLGSHAVCAGAWTSGPSDVGPDEYRWGYNRMTTIAGLFGAGDTVGGCAHKFSSGSFTEGRLAAKAAVRFLTDHPGSVGIEDSALGKRRAEVFAPLARVAERGDRVTHGSVHPDLLYPDQGLHRLEKIMDEYGGGVGAGYATNEALLERGLRQLGHLSEDAASLGARSLHELGRAWELAHRLLTAEAVLRHTRHRTETRWPGYYYRSDFPRLDDERWHCFVNSVRDPATGAWRLFTRPCHHFVD, from the coding sequence ATGGAGGACGGCACCGGGAGCCCGCGGGTCGTCGACTGCGATCTGTTGATCGTCGGCGGCGGCTTCGCCGGCTGCGGGGCCGCCTTCGAGGCGCGCTACTGGGGACGGGAGCTGAAGATCGTCCTCGTCGAGAAGGCGGCGATCGAGCGCTCGGGCGCGGTCGCCCAGGGCCTCAGCGCGATCAACTGTTACCTCGGCATGCGCTGGGAGGAGAACCGCCCGCCGGACTTCGTTCGCTACGTGCGCTCGGACCTGATGGGCCTCGTGCGCGAGGACCTGGTCTACGACGTCGCGCGCCACGTGGACTCGTCGGTCCACCTGTTCGAGGAGTGGGGCCTGCCGATCTTCACCGACCCGTCCTCCGGACGCTACGTGCGCGAGGGGCGCTGGCAGGTGATGATCCACGGCGAGTCGTACAAGCCGATCGTCGCCGAGGCGGCCCGGGCCGCGGCGAGCCAGGTCGACGAGCACGTGCTCATCACCCACCTCGTGCCGTCCGCGGCGTCGCCCGACCGCGTCGCCGGTGCGGTGGGCGTCAACCTGCGGGACGGACGGTTCCACGTCTACCGGGCGCGCGCCGTGGTCGTCGCGGCCGGCGGCGCCTCCCACCTGTTCCGCCCGCGCTCGGCCGGCGAGGGCTGGGGCCGCACCTGGTACCCTCCCTGGTCGACCGGCTCGGCCTACGCCCTGCTCATCGGGCTCGGCGCCGAGATGACCCAGATGGAGAACCGGCTCGTCGTCACCCGCTTCAAGGACGGTTACGGGCCGGTGGGGGCCTTCTTCCTGTACCTCAAGGCGATCGCGACCAACGCCGCCGGCGACAACTACGAGGTGACCGGACGGGCCGGGCTGCGCGAGACGGTCGGCGAGTACGCGGACGCGAAGCCGCTGCCGACCTGCCTGCGCAACCACCTGATGTTCCGCGAGATCGTCGAGGGCCGCGGGCCGATCCTGATGCACACCGAGCGCGTCATCGACTCGCCCGAGAAGGAGACGATCGCCTGGGAGGCGTTCCTGAACATGACGGTCGGCCAGGCCGTGACGTGGGCGGCCCAGGGGATCGACCCGGCGCGGGAGCCCTCCGAGCTGATCCTCTCCGAGCCGTACGTCCTGGGCTCGCACGCGGTCTGCGCCGGCGCCTGGACGAGCGGTCCCTCCGACGTCGGGCCCGACGAGTACCGCTGGGGGTACAACCGGATGACCACGATCGCCGGTCTGTTCGGCGCCGGCGACACCGTCGGGGGCTGCGCGCACAAGTTCTCGAGCGGCTCGTTCACCGAGGGACGGCTCGCCGCGAAGGCGGCCGTCCGGTTCCTCACCGACCACCCCGGGTCGGTCGGGATCGAGGACTCCGCGCTCGGGAAGCGGCGCGCCGAGGTGTTCGCCCCCCTCGCGCGCGTCGCCGAGCGCGGCGACCGGGTGACCCACGGCTCCGTGCACCCGGACCTATTGTACCCGGACCAGGGGCTCCACCGCCTGGAGAAGATCATGGACGAGTACGGCGGGGGCGTCGGCGCCGGCTACGCGACGAACGAGGCGCTGCTCGAGCGCGGTCTCCGACAGCTCGGGCACCTCTCGGAGGACGCGGCGAGCCTCGGCGCCCGCTCGCTGCACGAGCTCGGACGCGCCTGGGAGCTCGCGCACCGCCTGCTGACCGCCGAGGCGGTCCTGCGGCACACCCGCCACCGGACCGAGACGCGCTGGCCGGGCTACTACTACCGCTCGGACTTCCCGAGACTGGACGACGAGCGCTGGCACTGCTTCGTCAACTCGGTCCGCGACCCCGCGACGGGGGCCTGGCGCCTGTTCACTCGGCCGTGCCACCACTTCGTCGACTGA
- the aprB gene encoding adenylyl-sulfate reductase subunit beta yields MPTFVSPQKCRGCMQCVDICPSDIMHIDPDRGRAYNLEPAMCWECYACVKACPEGAIDVRGYADFAPLGHRVVPNRTTDRIFWTIQLRGGGTRQFDFPIRRTRWGTIPSPASAPAPAPGDLGSELLAFEPDYLAVDALPSPGAPAPRPL; encoded by the coding sequence GTGCCGACGTTCGTCTCGCCTCAGAAGTGCCGCGGCTGCATGCAGTGCGTGGACATCTGCCCGTCGGACATCATGCACATCGACCCGGACCGGGGCCGCGCCTACAACCTCGAGCCGGCCATGTGCTGGGAGTGCTACGCCTGCGTGAAGGCATGTCCCGAGGGCGCGATCGACGTCCGGGGCTACGCGGATTTCGCGCCCCTCGGCCATCGCGTCGTGCCGAACCGGACGACCGACCGGATCTTCTGGACGATCCAGCTGCGCGGCGGCGGGACCCGACAGTTCGACTTCCCGATCCGACGGACGCGCTGGGGGACGATCCCCTCGCCGGCGAGCGCGCCAGCGCCGGCGCCGGGGGACCTCGGCAGCGAGCTGCTCGCCTTCGAACCGGACTATCTCGCCGTCGACGCGCTCCCGTCGCCCGGCGCTCCGGCGCCGCGGCCGCTCTGA
- a CDS encoding DUF1059 domain-containing protein: MAAVALACRDLGFACEWAVRSPSRAAADERLAEHLRCAHAVASPDDALRSRIEAAFRPA, from the coding sequence ATGGCGGCCGTCGCGCTCGCGTGCCGGGACCTCGGGTTCGCCTGCGAGTGGGCCGTGCGGTCGCCCTCGCGCGCGGCCGCGGACGAGCGGCTCGCCGAGCACCTGCGGTGCGCGCACGCCGTCGCGTCGCCGGACGACGCGCTGCGCTCCCGCATCGAGGCCGCGTTCCGGCCGGCGTGA